One segment of Leeia aquatica DNA contains the following:
- a CDS encoding TetR/AcrR family transcriptional regulator, producing MSTHSQKTSPDPQAKIPQRSRGIQRVDALLHAASEVFHEHGYTAATMSEVARRAGAPIGSLYQFFPNKALLADAVINRYADRLLQGMQAIQAEATLTPRQLARQLFALMLQMQQERAIALALVDAADPHSRRQQLRDALLLQLTTLLARLHPAQSAERHRLRAHYVLQQLKQIPSLHHEAQQQPGLLEEAERALHAYLKRE from the coding sequence ATGAGCACCCACTCACAAAAAACAAGCCCGGACCCGCAAGCCAAAATCCCGCAGCGCAGCCGCGGTATCCAACGGGTGGATGCCCTGCTCCATGCCGCCAGCGAGGTCTTCCACGAGCACGGCTACACGGCGGCCACCATGAGCGAAGTCGCCCGCCGCGCCGGTGCCCCCATTGGCTCGCTCTACCAGTTCTTCCCCAACAAGGCACTGCTGGCCGATGCCGTGATCAATCGCTATGCCGACCGGCTGCTGCAGGGCATGCAAGCGATCCAGGCTGAGGCGACGCTGACACCCCGGCAGCTCGCCCGGCAACTGTTCGCGCTGATGCTGCAGATGCAGCAGGAACGCGCCATCGCCCTCGCCCTAGTCGACGCGGCCGACCCGCACAGCCGTCGCCAGCAGCTGCGCGACGCCCTGCTGCTACAGCTCACCACCCTGCTCGCTCGCCTGCACCCGGCGCAATCCGCCGAGCGCCACCGCCTGCGCGCGCACTATGTGCTGCAGCAGCTCAAGCAAATCCCCTCGCTGCACCACGAAGCACAGCAGCAACCCGGCCTGCTGGAAGAGGCCGAGCGCGCCCTGCATGCCTATCTGAAACGGGAGTGA
- a CDS encoding TetR/AcrR family transcriptional regulator, with protein MSISGKLSFKDQAFKLREQAVLDATTTLLASKGFDLMTMDDVASEAGISKPSLYKHFKSKEDLATEVMIRLLDGALDYLKQLDPAQGGKAQLASLLEWALRVRLQGGLPFLPSASQNVKAMLTRSLRYMTRVYKLHKQLQGMVEQAKAAGEMRKDLPTDAILYAYYARTCDPAVDYMKDYSRYSDDDIVRYMRTLFLDGVA; from the coding sequence AAGGATCAGGCCTTCAAGCTACGTGAACAGGCCGTGCTCGACGCCACCACCACCCTGCTGGCCAGCAAGGGCTTTGACTTGATGACCATGGATGATGTGGCGAGCGAAGCCGGTATCTCCAAGCCCAGCCTGTACAAGCATTTCAAATCCAAGGAAGACCTGGCCACGGAAGTGATGATCCGGCTGCTCGATGGTGCGCTGGATTACCTGAAGCAGCTGGACCCGGCGCAGGGCGGCAAGGCCCAGCTGGCCAGCCTGCTGGAGTGGGCACTGCGGGTGCGCCTGCAGGGCGGCTTGCCCTTTTTGCCCTCCGCCAGCCAGAACGTGAAAGCGATGCTCACCCGCAGCCTGCGCTACATGACCCGCGTGTACAAGCTGCACAAGCAACTGCAAGGCATGGTCGAACAGGCCAAGGCCGCCGGAGAGATGCGCAAGGATTTACCCACCGATGCCATCCTCTACGCCTACTACGCCCGCACCTGCGACCCGGCTGTGGACTATATGAAAGACTACAGCCGCTACAGCGATGACGACATCGTGCGATACATGCGCACACTGTTTCTGGATGGCGTGGCGTAA
- a CDS encoding substrate-binding periplasmic protein, which yields MRLIWLRFCLCCLLLHATALHAQTLRVVGTTFARIYEQNGYGEFSGMGVDLVRELAQRLGYDIQFELYPWPRAQQMVELGQADVLVGPYKTPERIARFTFAATPFYRDEILFYARRSSPNWDGNTSSLYGKKVGVVAGWVYTPQFDAIKGNLELTTADQVETGLRMLDFGRIDLLAVNQRNTQPVLIQLGLISKLTPVQPALGSQVGYLAFPRQPRFEALRSDMDRVFQQLLANGTLTRLSQKWSVALP from the coding sequence ATGCGCCTGATCTGGCTTCGTTTCTGCCTTTGCTGCCTGCTGCTGCACGCCACGGCACTGCACGCGCAGACGCTGCGCGTGGTCGGCACGACGTTCGCCCGCATTTATGAACAGAATGGCTATGGCGAATTTAGCGGCATGGGCGTGGATCTGGTGCGGGAGCTGGCGCAGCGGCTGGGTTACGACATACAGTTTGAGCTCTATCCGTGGCCCCGGGCGCAGCAGATGGTTGAACTGGGCCAGGCCGACGTACTGGTGGGGCCATATAAAACCCCTGAGCGGATAGCGCGCTTTACCTTCGCCGCCACCCCGTTCTACCGGGACGAAATCCTGTTCTATGCCCGTCGGAGCAGCCCTAACTGGGATGGCAACACCAGCAGCCTGTATGGCAAGAAAGTGGGTGTGGTGGCGGGTTGGGTGTATACCCCCCAGTTTGACGCCATCAAGGGTAACCTGGAGCTGACCACGGCCGATCAGGTGGAAACTGGTCTGCGCATGCTGGATTTTGGTCGCATTGATCTGCTGGCGGTCAACCAGCGCAACACCCAGCCCGTGCTGATCCAGCTGGGGCTGATAAGCAAACTCACGCCCGTACAGCCCGCACTGGGCAGCCAGGTGGGCTACCTGGCCTTCCCCAGACAGCCGCGCTTTGAAGCGCTGCGCAGTGATATGGACCGGGTGTTCCAGCAGCTGCTGGCCAATGGCACCCTCACCCGCCTGTCGCAAAAATGGTCGGTGGCCTTGCCTTGA
- a CDS encoding LysE family translocator: MDTLLSFILATTIVSFMPGPSMALIMMHAVDRGFATSVQTSLGAVLADAILLVLALSGVGAILYSSALAFTALKWVGVVYLIWLGIAQLRSPVNTSADQPASKPGNAFLQGLGVTLFNPKIIGFLIMYFPQFLDAKRPALPQLLVLGPLFLLVVFVVFLICAMLAHAMRRLLLTERGRLWFRNTTGGALIGCGLLSMRL, encoded by the coding sequence ATGGACACCCTGCTCAGCTTTATTCTGGCCACTACCATAGTCAGCTTCATGCCCGGCCCCTCGATGGCGCTGATCATGATGCACGCGGTGGACCGCGGCTTTGCCACCAGTGTGCAGACCAGCCTGGGGGCGGTGCTGGCGGATGCCATTTTGCTGGTGCTGGCACTCTCCGGCGTGGGTGCCATCCTCTACAGCTCGGCGCTGGCGTTCACGGCCCTGAAATGGGTGGGGGTGGTGTACCTGATCTGGCTGGGCATTGCGCAGCTGCGCAGCCCGGTGAACACGTCTGCAGATCAGCCCGCCAGCAAGCCGGGCAATGCTTTTCTGCAGGGGCTGGGGGTGACGCTGTTCAACCCCAAGATCATCGGCTTCCTGATCATGTATTTCCCGCAGTTTCTGGATGCCAAGCGCCCGGCCCTGCCGCAGCTGCTGGTGCTGGGGCCGCTGTTCCTGCTGGTGGTGTTTGTGGTGTTCCTGATCTGCGCCATGCTGGCGCACGCCATGCGCCGCCTGCTGCTCACCGAGCGCGGCCGCCTGTGGTTCCGCAATACCACCGGCGGCGCACTGATCGGCTGCGGCTTGCTCTCCATGCGGCTGTAG
- a CDS encoding nuclear transport factor 2 family protein, producing the protein MSDTANPQTLIERYLACYNAFDVEGMLALLSDEVHFENHSGGALTVSTDGREAFRALAEQGKALFREREQRVTAWQLSPEAAVVAIDYRGTLAVDLPNGMTAGSVLALQGQSEFAFSGGKISRIIDRS; encoded by the coding sequence ATGAGTGATACTGCGAATCCGCAAACCCTGATCGAGCGCTATCTGGCTTGCTATAACGCCTTTGATGTCGAAGGCATGCTGGCCTTGCTGTCGGATGAGGTGCATTTTGAGAACCATAGCGGCGGGGCGCTGACGGTGAGTACCGATGGCCGTGAGGCGTTCCGGGCGCTGGCGGAGCAGGGCAAGGCTTTGTTCCGTGAGCGCGAGCAGCGGGTGACGGCGTGGCAGCTGTCGCCGGAAGCGGCGGTGGTGGCGATCGACTACCGGGGCACGCTGGCGGTGGATTTGCCCAATGGCATGACGGCGGGCAGTGTGCTGGCGCTGCAGGGGCAGTCTGAGTTTGCCTTCTCGGGCGGCAAGATCAGCCGCATCATCGACCGTAGCTGA
- a CDS encoding TetR/AcrR family transcriptional regulator yields the protein MSKDRQQQVAAKRKQILEAALACFIHKGFHQTGMREIADRAHISVGNLYNHFPGKSELVAEIAALESEEMAACMQPLWEAGPALPRLRRFVHAYLCSSMQFENVMLTVEVIGEALRNSALGKLFTANRLQVMHAMVAVMEQGIEEGTVSAEGQLQEVASMMIDAIEGVAIRLGFQRRTLSEAEQWEQVDLCCRLLRTPGGAS from the coding sequence ATGAGCAAGGACCGGCAACAACAGGTAGCAGCAAAACGAAAGCAGATTCTGGAGGCCGCATTGGCGTGCTTCATCCATAAAGGTTTTCATCAGACCGGGATGCGTGAGATTGCTGACCGTGCGCACATCAGCGTGGGTAATCTCTACAACCACTTCCCCGGCAAGTCCGAGCTGGTAGCCGAGATTGCGGCGCTGGAGTCCGAGGAGATGGCAGCCTGCATGCAGCCACTTTGGGAAGCGGGACCTGCACTGCCCAGGCTGCGTCGCTTTGTGCATGCTTATCTGTGCAGCAGCATGCAGTTTGAAAACGTGATGCTGACGGTGGAGGTGATTGGCGAAGCTTTGCGCAATAGCGCGCTGGGCAAACTGTTCACGGCGAATCGGCTGCAAGTCATGCACGCCATGGTTGCTGTCATGGAACAGGGCATTGAGGAAGGCACGGTGTCGGCCGAGGGCCAGCTGCAGGAAGTCGCCAGCATGATGATCGACGCCATCGAAGGCGTGGCCATTCGCCTGGGCTTTCAGCGGCGCACCCTCAGCGAGGCAGAGCAGTGGGAGCAGGTGGATCTGTGTTGCCGCCTGTTGCGTACGCCGGGGGGGGCGTCATGA
- a CDS encoding DUF2000 domain-containing protein has translation MSEQKCVIVIDPELPLGVIANAAAVLAVSLGKAVPELVGHDLQDADGLPHRGITTAAIPILKGSADGLQQMRSALSAHEPELTVVDLTDATRSTRSYAEYAAHLAATPSSEVRYLGLAVHGSSKLVNKFTGSLGLLR, from the coding sequence ATGTCGGAGCAGAAGTGTGTGATCGTGATTGACCCGGAGCTGCCGCTGGGGGTGATTGCCAATGCCGCAGCGGTGCTGGCGGTGAGCCTGGGCAAAGCGGTGCCGGAGCTGGTGGGGCATGACCTGCAGGATGCCGATGGCCTGCCGCACCGGGGCATCACCACCGCCGCCATTCCCATCCTGAAAGGCAGTGCCGATGGCCTGCAGCAGATGCGCAGCGCGCTGAGCGCGCATGAGCCCGAGCTCACGGTGGTGGACCTGACCGATGCCACCCGCAGCACCCGCAGCTATGCCGAATACGCGGCACATCTGGCGGCCACGCCGAGCAGCGAGGTGCGCTATCTGGGGCTGGCCGTGCATGGCAGCAGCAAGCTGGTCAACAAATTCACCGGCAGCCTCGGGCTGCTGCGCTGA
- a CDS encoding isochorismatase family protein: protein MLELDPKTTALVLVDLQNGIVNLPLAPRSGAEVVAAAQPVLARFREAGSQVIWVRVGWRADFADYPPGKVDRPFPRPEGGMPAGWSELVEGMQQAGEHCVQKQNWGAFHGTELDVLLRRSGVRTVVLCGIATTLGVESSARQAWELGYDVVVLEDVCSSLLPELHQQSIQHVLPRIARVVVSADLHFQAEQG, encoded by the coding sequence ATGCTGGAGCTGGACCCGAAAACCACCGCACTGGTGCTGGTGGACTTGCAGAACGGTATCGTCAATCTGCCTTTGGCCCCACGCAGCGGGGCGGAAGTGGTGGCGGCGGCGCAGCCGGTGCTGGCGCGGTTTCGTGAGGCCGGTAGTCAGGTGATCTGGGTGCGGGTAGGTTGGCGGGCGGATTTTGCTGATTACCCACCGGGCAAGGTGGATCGCCCCTTTCCCCGGCCAGAGGGCGGCATGCCAGCCGGCTGGAGTGAGCTGGTAGAGGGCATGCAGCAGGCGGGCGAGCACTGCGTGCAGAAGCAAAACTGGGGCGCGTTTCACGGCACCGAGCTGGATGTGCTGCTACGGCGCAGCGGGGTGCGCACGGTGGTGCTGTGCGGCATCGCCACGACCTTGGGGGTGGAATCCAGCGCCCGCCAGGCTTGGGAACTGGGCTATGATGTGGTGGTGCTGGAGGATGTGTGCAGCAGCCTGCTGCCGGAGCTGCACCAGCAGAGCATCCAGCATGTGCTACCCCGGATTGCGCGGGTGGTGGTCAGTGCGGACCTTCATTTTCAGGCGGAGCAGGGCTAA
- a CDS encoding substrate-binding periplasmic protein, whose amino-acid sequence MRRIIQSMSLAVLLLLALQASAQTLRVAGAQFPRIFEQQGAGVFQGMGVELVQELAQRLGYDVQFELYPWPRALHLVESGQADVLVGLYKTAEQEDRFLFAETPFYQDEMVFYARKGSFNWDGNISMLHRRKIGVVAGWVHTTPFDAIKGSLNLSTVENVETGLRMLEFGRIDLLAADARNAEPFLNRGPWSRRPVALKPSLGTQVGYLAFPRKPRFEALRSDMDRVFQQLQANGTLKRLALKWSVALP is encoded by the coding sequence ATGCGTCGCATCATACAGAGCATGAGTCTGGCGGTACTGCTGCTGTTGGCCCTGCAGGCCTCGGCACAAACCCTGCGGGTGGCAGGCGCGCAGTTTCCCCGCATTTTTGAGCAGCAGGGGGCGGGGGTGTTCCAGGGCATGGGGGTGGAGCTGGTGCAGGAGCTGGCGCAGCGGCTGGGTTACGATGTGCAGTTTGAGCTCTATCCTTGGCCTCGCGCACTGCATCTGGTCGAGAGCGGCCAGGCCGACGTGCTGGTGGGCCTGTACAAGACCGCCGAGCAGGAAGACCGCTTTCTCTTCGCCGAAACTCCTTTTTACCAGGACGAAATGGTGTTCTACGCCCGGAAAGGCAGTTTCAACTGGGATGGCAACATCAGCATGCTGCACCGTCGCAAGATCGGCGTGGTGGCGGGCTGGGTGCATACCACGCCCTTTGATGCCATCAAAGGCAGCCTGAATCTCTCTACCGTGGAAAACGTGGAAACGGGCCTGCGTATGCTGGAGTTTGGCCGCATTGACCTGCTGGCGGCCGACGCGCGCAACGCCGAACCCTTCCTCAACCGGGGCCCGTGGAGCCGGAGGCCGGTTGCACTCAAGCCCAGCCTGGGCACGCAGGTCGGCTATCTGGCCTTCCCCCGCAAGCCCCGTTTTGAAGCGCTGCGCAGTGACATGGACCGGGTGTTCCAGCAGCTGCAAGCCAATGGCACCCTCAAGCGCCTGGCGCTGAAGTGGTCCGTCGCCTTGCCCTGA
- a CDS encoding TetR/AcrR family transcriptional regulator: MSDKTPRRTVTKAQDAQQRILEAVDALFYQEGARAVSVDEVASRAGVNKMAVYRQFANKDELLLRYLQRMDEVFWAYFAAAEAAHPGQPRLQIRQFFVDLAGRAAKPGFRGCPFVNIASEFTDPQHPARKMVADSKARLLARLHQLCQQAQLPPARADALALLIEGAYAASQTYTPQHPVVQAMVETAERMLEG, from the coding sequence ATGAGTGACAAAACCCCACGCCGGACGGTGACCAAAGCGCAGGACGCCCAGCAGCGCATCCTGGAAGCGGTGGATGCGCTGTTCTATCAGGAAGGCGCGCGCGCCGTGAGTGTGGATGAAGTGGCCAGCCGGGCCGGGGTGAACAAGATGGCGGTCTACCGCCAGTTCGCCAACAAGGATGAGCTGCTGCTGCGCTACCTGCAGCGCATGGATGAGGTGTTCTGGGCCTACTTTGCCGCCGCCGAAGCCGCCCACCCCGGCCAGCCCCGGCTACAGATACGGCAATTCTTTGTCGACCTCGCGGGCCGCGCCGCCAAGCCCGGCTTTCGCGGCTGCCCCTTCGTCAACATCGCCAGCGAATTCACCGACCCGCAGCACCCGGCTCGCAAAATGGTGGCAGACAGCAAAGCCCGCCTGCTCGCCCGCCTGCACCAGCTCTGCCAGCAAGCCCAGCTCCCCCCCGCCCGCGCCGACGCGCTGGCCCTGCTCATCGAAGGCGCCTACGCCGCCAGCCAGACCTACACCCCGCAACACCCGGTGGTGCAGGCGATGGTGGAGACGGCGGAACGGATGCTGGAGGGGTGA